Proteins co-encoded in one Armatimonadota bacterium genomic window:
- a CDS encoding hydrogenase maturation protease: protein MCGTLLVIGYGNTLRQDDGFGWRVAERLLQEPMEGVQVIACHQLTPELAEPLSRCRAVVFVDAREGEPVGKMEWETVTAPSSPNASFTHSAGPADLCLLAQALYGSAPAQASLLTVRSVHFEHGEELSPAVQEAVERAIAAIQCFALRVASGESSRSLSLEGDRLSDNHDA, encoded by the coding sequence ATGTGTGGCACACTACTGGTCATCGGCTACGGGAACACCCTTCGGCAAGACGACGGCTTCGGCTGGCGGGTCGCGGAGCGCTTGCTCCAGGAACCTATGGAAGGTGTACAGGTGATCGCCTGTCACCAGCTCACCCCCGAGCTTGCCGAGCCGCTCAGCCGGTGCCGTGCCGTCGTTTTCGTCGATGCACGGGAGGGGGAGCCGGTGGGAAAGATGGAGTGGGAAACCGTCACTGCTCCCTCTTCGCCAAACGCTTCTTTCACTCATTCGGCAGGTCCCGCCGACCTGTGTCTTCTGGCGCAGGCGCTTTACGGCTCGGCTCCGGCACAGGCATCTCTGCTCACCGTGCGCAGTGTACATTTCGAGCATGGCGAGGAGCTGTCGCCCGCAGTGCAAGAGGCGGTGGAACGGGCGATAGCCGCCATCCAGTGTTTTGCCCTTCGCGTGGCTTCAGGCGAGAGCTCCCGTTCACTGTCGCTGGAAGGTGACCGGCTGTCCGATAACCACGATGCCTGA
- a CDS encoding NADP oxidoreductase, giving the protein MAQTITIDPITRIEGHAKITIQLDEQGIVRDARIHITQFRGFEKLCEGRRFSEMPALTARICGICPVSHLVASGKACDALLAVRIPETAEKLRRIFNLAQLVQSHALSFFHLSSPDFLLGMDADPAVRNIVGVVQTNPQMARDGIRLRQIGQQMIEWLAGKRIHPSWIVPGGVAQPLSAEKREQMLASIPEAIDITQRAIAWFKSILHQFSEEIQTFANFPSLFLGLVTDTGALEHYDGVLRVVDSAGNVIADKIDPNNYQDYIGEAVEPWTYLKFPYYKPIGYPEGVYRVGPLARLNLVDRCGTPRADEAWAEFRTLERGAVLSSFHYHYARLIEILYGLERIQQLLHEPDILDTRVQAVAGPNRSEGIGVAEAPRGTLIHHYRIDKDGLITWANLIIATGHNNLAMNRGILQAAKHFVKGEQIQEGMLNRVEAVIRCFDPCLSCSTHAVGQMPLHIQLLSPSGEVLDEVRR; this is encoded by the coding sequence ATGGCACAAACGATTACCATAGACCCTATCACGCGCATCGAGGGACACGCCAAAATCACCATCCAGCTGGATGAGCAGGGCATCGTGCGCGATGCGCGTATCCATATTACCCAGTTTCGCGGTTTCGAGAAGCTGTGCGAGGGACGGCGCTTCAGTGAAATGCCTGCGCTCACTGCGCGCATCTGCGGGATATGTCCCGTCAGCCATCTCGTCGCTTCCGGCAAGGCATGTGACGCGCTGCTGGCGGTGCGCATCCCCGAAACGGCGGAGAAGCTGCGGCGAATCTTCAATCTGGCGCAACTGGTACAGTCGCACGCGCTCAGCTTCTTCCATCTCTCCTCGCCGGACTTCCTGCTGGGTATGGATGCCGACCCTGCCGTACGCAACATTGTGGGCGTTGTGCAGACCAACCCACAAATGGCGCGCGATGGTATCCGTCTGCGCCAGATCGGTCAGCAGATGATTGAGTGGCTGGCAGGCAAGCGCATTCACCCCTCGTGGATTGTGCCGGGCGGAGTGGCGCAACCACTCAGCGCAGAGAAGCGTGAGCAGATGCTGGCGAGCATTCCGGAAGCCATCGATATCACCCAGCGCGCTATTGCCTGGTTCAAAAGCATCCTCCATCAGTTCAGCGAGGAGATACAGACCTTTGCAAACTTCCCCTCGTTGTTCTTGGGACTGGTCACCGACACAGGTGCGCTGGAGCACTACGACGGCGTGCTGCGCGTGGTGGATTCGGCAGGTAACGTGATCGCCGATAAAATAGACCCCAACAATTATCAGGACTATATCGGCGAGGCGGTGGAGCCGTGGACCTACCTGAAGTTCCCCTACTACAAGCCGATTGGCTACCCGGAGGGAGTCTATCGGGTAGGTCCGCTGGCGAGGTTGAACCTGGTAGACCGATGTGGCACGCCGCGCGCTGATGAGGCATGGGCGGAGTTCCGCACGCTGGAGCGAGGCGCGGTGCTCAGCTCGTTCCACTACCACTATGCCCGCCTGATTGAGATACTGTACGGGCTGGAGCGCATCCAGCAGCTGCTCCACGAGCCTGATATTCTGGATACGCGCGTGCAAGCAGTGGCGGGACCCAACCGCAGTGAGGGCATCGGCGTGGCGGAAGCGCCCCGCGGCACGCTCATCCACCATTATCGTATCGACAAGGATGGGTTGATTACCTGGGCAAACCTGATTATCGCCACCGGACACAACAACCTCGCCATGAACCGGGGTATCTTGCAGGCGGCGAAACACTTCGTGAAAGGCGAGCAGATTCAAGAGGGCATGCTCAACCGTGTAGAGGCGGTCATCCGCTGCTTTGACCCCTGCTTGAGCTGCTCGACGCACGCTGTGGGGCAGATGCCACTGCACATCCAGCTGCTTTCGCCCTCTGGCGAGGTACTGGACGAGGTGAGGCGGTAA
- a CDS encoding oxidoreductase yields the protein MSKKRIATVWLDGCSGCHMSFLDMDERLIEVFQQADLVYSPLVDLKEFPEEVDITLVEGAVSSEEDLHKIRMVRERTKILVAFGDCAVTGNVPSMRNPFGVNAVLQRAYLENVTLHPQVPREVIPALIEKARPVHEVVKVDVFIPGCPPSAETIFLALSDLLADRMPDMAKLTRFGA from the coding sequence ATGAGCAAAAAACGCATAGCAACCGTGTGGCTGGACGGCTGCTCCGGGTGTCACATGTCCTTTCTGGACATGGATGAGCGGCTGATCGAAGTGTTCCAGCAGGCGGATTTAGTCTATAGTCCCCTGGTAGACCTGAAGGAGTTTCCCGAGGAGGTAGATATCACCCTGGTCGAAGGGGCGGTGAGCAGCGAAGAAGACCTGCACAAGATCCGAATGGTGCGCGAGCGCACGAAGATACTGGTGGCTTTTGGCGATTGCGCGGTGACCGGCAATGTGCCCTCCATGCGCAACCCCTTTGGAGTGAACGCGGTTTTACAGCGGGCGTATCTCGAGAACGTGACTTTGCACCCGCAGGTGCCGCGTGAGGTTATTCCCGCGCTCATCGAGAAGGCGCGTCCGGTACACGAGGTGGTGAAGGTGGACGTGTTTATTCCGGGATGTCCGCCTTCGGCAGAGACCATCTTCCTCGCGCTCAGCGACCTTCTGGCAGACCGGATGCCGGACATGGCGAAGCTGACGCGCTTTGGAGCGTAA
- a CDS encoding hydrogenase HoxU, whose product MNQPVRVKTLKIDDRDVSGREDETILEVARQNGIFIPTLCNLEGLTPIGACRLCLVEIKGVSRLLPACVTRVEEGMEVYTQSERLQKYRRMVLELLFSERNHICSVCVVNGHCELQNMAQILGMTHVSVPYRFPRLPVDASHERFVVDHNRCILCTRCVRVCDEIEGAHTWDVMGRGIDSRVITDLSQPWGESETCTSCGKCVNVCPTGALFEKGKPVSERLKKRQFLPYLTMMREERR is encoded by the coding sequence ATGAATCAGCCAGTTCGCGTCAAAACGCTGAAGATAGACGATCGCGACGTGAGCGGTCGCGAAGATGAGACCATCCTGGAGGTCGCCCGGCAAAACGGTATCTTCATCCCCACGCTGTGTAACCTGGAAGGGCTAACACCCATCGGTGCATGCCGACTGTGTCTGGTAGAGATCAAGGGTGTATCGCGGCTGCTACCTGCGTGCGTCACGCGGGTAGAGGAGGGGATGGAGGTGTACACCCAGTCCGAGCGACTGCAGAAGTACCGTCGGATGGTGCTGGAGTTGCTCTTTTCAGAGCGCAACCACATCTGCTCGGTGTGTGTGGTGAACGGGCACTGTGAGTTGCAAAATATGGCACAGATACTGGGCATGACGCATGTCAGCGTGCCCTACCGTTTTCCGCGCCTGCCTGTGGACGCCAGCCACGAGCGGTTTGTGGTAGACCACAACCGATGCATCCTGTGCACGCGGTGCGTGCGCGTGTGCGACGAGATCGAGGGGGCACACACCTGGGATGTGATGGGGCGTGGTATAGACAGTCGGGTCATCACTGACCTGAGCCAGCCGTGGGGCGAATCCGAGACCTGCACCAGCTGCGGCAAGTGTGTGAACGTCTGCCCCACCGGCGCGCTGTTTGAGAAGGGCAAGCCGGTGTCCGAGCGACTGAAGAAACGGCAGTTTCTGCCCTACCTCACCATGATGAGGGAGGAAAGGCGATGA
- a CDS encoding NADH dehydrogenase, giving the protein MTPEELRRLAESHEEARPEPRHRIKICVAAGCLSAGSDRVREALQNEIAQRGLESECEVKGVGCLGLCTAGPLMLVEPDGVMYQGVTEQDAPAIVESLGKKPVEQLVCPSDMSFFTKQYKIVLENSGVIDPEKIEDYIARDGYTALARVLEEMTPQEVIDEITRSGLRGRGGAGYPTGLKWSTVAKAGGSRKFVICNADEGDPGAFMDRSVLESDPHRVLEGMAIAAYAVGASQGFLYVRAEYPLAVKRLRTAIRQAERLGLLGNNICGTTFSFHVDIRLGAGAFVCGEETALIASIEGKRGQPRPRPPYPAEYGLWGYPTLINNVETFANVAPIIRNGGDWFASIGTEKSKGTKVFALAGRVRNTGLIEVPMGITLREIIFDIGGGIPDGHRFKAVQTGGPSGGCIPEQYLDMPVDYESLAKVGSIMGSGGMIVMDETSCMVDVAKFFMDFCVSESCGKCVPCRVGTAQMYHLLNKITSGEATMEDLALLEELCDMVKYTSLCGLGQTAPNPVLSTLQYFREEYIAHIVDKQCPAGVCQMRQ; this is encoded by the coding sequence ATGACACCGGAAGAACTGCGCAGGCTGGCAGAGTCTCACGAAGAGGCTCGCCCCGAACCTCGACACCGCATCAAGATATGCGTAGCGGCTGGGTGTTTGTCTGCTGGGAGCGACCGCGTCCGGGAAGCCCTGCAGAACGAAATCGCCCAGCGTGGGCTGGAGAGTGAGTGCGAGGTCAAGGGGGTCGGTTGCCTGGGGTTGTGCACCGCGGGACCGCTGATGCTCGTAGAACCCGACGGGGTGATGTACCAGGGGGTCACCGAGCAGGATGCCCCTGCGATTGTGGAGAGCCTGGGGAAGAAGCCGGTGGAGCAACTGGTATGTCCCTCCGACATGTCCTTCTTCACCAAGCAGTACAAGATTGTGCTGGAAAACAGCGGGGTGATTGACCCCGAAAAGATAGAGGACTACATCGCCCGCGACGGTTACACCGCGCTGGCTCGTGTGCTGGAGGAGATGACGCCTCAGGAAGTCATCGACGAGATTACCCGTAGCGGCTTGCGCGGGCGAGGCGGCGCGGGGTATCCGACGGGCTTGAAGTGGAGCACCGTTGCCAAAGCGGGAGGCAGTCGCAAATTCGTCATCTGTAACGCGGACGAAGGCGACCCTGGCGCCTTTATGGATCGCAGCGTGCTGGAGAGCGACCCCCACCGCGTGCTGGAGGGCATGGCGATCGCCGCTTATGCGGTAGGAGCCAGCCAGGGGTTCCTGTACGTGCGCGCGGAGTACCCGCTGGCAGTCAAGCGTCTGCGCACCGCCATTCGGCAAGCGGAGCGCCTTGGTTTGCTGGGGAATAACATCTGCGGAACGACCTTCAGCTTCCACGTGGATATCCGTCTCGGCGCGGGTGCCTTTGTGTGCGGCGAGGAAACAGCCCTCATCGCCTCCATCGAGGGCAAGCGCGGACAGCCACGTCCCCGTCCACCCTACCCTGCCGAGTACGGATTATGGGGTTATCCCACCCTGATCAACAACGTGGAGACCTTCGCCAACGTCGCACCCATCATCCGCAACGGCGGCGACTGGTTCGCCAGCATCGGCACAGAAAAGAGCAAGGGAACGAAGGTCTTCGCGCTCGCAGGGCGCGTGAGGAACACCGGCTTGATTGAGGTACCGATGGGTATCACCCTGCGCGAGATTATTTTCGACATCGGCGGTGGTATACCCGACGGACACCGGTTCAAAGCGGTGCAGACAGGCGGTCCCTCCGGTGGATGTATCCCCGAGCAGTACCTGGACATGCCTGTGGACTACGAGTCGCTGGCAAAAGTCGGCTCCATTATGGGCTCGGGAGGCATGATCGTCATGGATGAGACCTCCTGCATGGTGGACGTGGCGAAGTTCTTTATGGACTTCTGCGTTTCCGAGTCCTGCGGCAAGTGCGTGCCCTGCCGCGTTGGCACCGCGCAGATGTACCACCTTTTGAACAAGATTACCTCCGGCGAGGCGACCATGGAAGACCTTGCCCTGCTGGAGGAACTGTGCGACATGGTGAAGTACACCAGCCTGTGTGGGCTGGGACAAACTGCCCCCAACCCCGTGCTGAGCACGCTCCAGTACTTCCGCGAGGAGTACATTGCCCACATCGTGGACAAGCAGTGCCCTGCCGGGGTCTGTCAGATGCGTCAGTAG
- the hoxE gene encoding hydrogenase HoxE, whose protein sequence is MHFTKPSPPSDDKRWRIVEATMRRHGYDPNALIETLHSVQQTFGYLETEALQYVAKALRVPLSKVYGVATFYHFFTLKPQGEHTCVVCMGTACYIKGAPHVVAAISEKYQIQPGETTADGKLSLLTARCIGACGLAPAVVFDGEVAGKVTPEEALQRIGRWTDQ, encoded by the coding sequence ATGCATTTCACCAAGCCCTCTCCACCCTCGGACGACAAACGGTGGCGTATCGTGGAAGCCACTATGCGTCGGCATGGGTATGACCCCAATGCGCTGATTGAAACGCTGCACTCGGTCCAGCAGACCTTTGGGTATCTGGAAACAGAGGCGTTGCAATATGTGGCAAAGGCGCTTCGGGTGCCTTTGAGTAAGGTGTACGGAGTGGCTACTTTCTACCACTTCTTCACCCTGAAGCCGCAAGGGGAACACACCTGCGTGGTGTGCATGGGAACCGCCTGCTACATCAAAGGCGCCCCCCACGTGGTGGCTGCCATTTCGGAGAAATACCAGATTCAACCGGGCGAGACCACAGCGGACGGTAAACTGTCACTGCTCACGGCTCGTTGTATCGGTGCCTGTGGCTTGGCGCCCGCAGTGGTCTTCGACGGCGAGGTAGCAGGTAAGGTGACGCCCGAAGAGGCGCTACAACGGATTGGGAGGTGGACCGACCAATGA
- a CDS encoding methyltransferase: MEIKQAIYFADSRNMAELPDGSVHLVVTSPPYWHLKDYGCEGQIGYGQSLHEYLVDLSRVWRECYRVLQPGRRLCINIGDQFARSVAYGRYKVIPLHAEIITQCETIGFDYMGAIIWQKKTTMNTTGGAVVMGSFPYPPNGIVELDYEFILLFKKPGNIASLPAEVKQASALSRDEWKEYFSGHWHFGGTRQVGHEAMFPEELPRRLIRMFSLVGETVLDPFLGSGTTAKVAIELGRQAVGYEIQREFEPTIREKLGLNERASFEVPFRLVYRQQPLPPVEPPEGYMPRIQDARPLARFEQRRELAVKVTAVIDEHTLQIEDGRRVRLQGVVVPPERRNEAIDYLRRYVQGKRIVIKCEEELRENGQTVNAYVYLSNRLFINRKMIERGLAQPER; this comes from the coding sequence GTGGAAATAAAACAAGCCATATACTTCGCCGACAGCCGCAATATGGCGGAACTGCCCGACGGGAGCGTCCATCTCGTCGTTACCTCGCCGCCTTACTGGCACCTCAAGGACTACGGCTGCGAGGGGCAAATCGGTTACGGGCAAAGCTTGCATGAATACCTGGTAGACCTCTCCCGCGTGTGGCGCGAGTGCTATCGTGTGCTACAACCCGGACGGAGGCTGTGCATCAATATCGGTGACCAGTTCGCGCGGAGCGTGGCATACGGTCGTTACAAGGTCATCCCCCTGCACGCCGAAATCATCACGCAGTGTGAAACCATCGGCTTCGACTATATGGGTGCCATTATCTGGCAGAAGAAGACCACCATGAACACCACTGGAGGCGCGGTGGTGATGGGCTCTTTTCCCTATCCGCCCAACGGTATCGTGGAGCTGGATTACGAGTTCATCCTGCTGTTCAAGAAACCGGGCAACATCGCCTCTCTGCCTGCAGAGGTCAAGCAGGCGTCCGCGCTCAGCCGCGACGAGTGGAAGGAGTACTTCAGCGGGCACTGGCACTTCGGCGGAACACGACAGGTGGGGCACGAGGCGATGTTCCCCGAAGAGCTGCCGAGACGATTGATACGCATGTTCTCCTTGGTCGGCGAGACGGTGTTAGACCCCTTTTTAGGCAGCGGTACCACGGCGAAGGTGGCAATAGAGCTGGGGCGCCAGGCGGTGGGCTACGAGATTCAGCGCGAGTTCGAACCGACTATCCGCGAGAAGCTGGGGCTGAATGAGCGGGCATCTTTCGAAGTGCCCTTCCGTTTGGTCTATCGGCAACAGCCATTGCCACCTGTAGAGCCACCCGAGGGCTATATGCCTCGTATTCAGGATGCCCGTCCCCTTGCTCGCTTCGAGCAACGGAGGGAACTTGCCGTAAAGGTTACTGCCGTGATAGACGAACACACCTTGCAGATAGAGGACGGTAGGCGGGTACGCCTGCAGGGGGTGGTGGTTCCACCGGAACGTCGGAACGAAGCCATCGATTATCTTCGACGTTACGTGCAGGGCAAACGAATCGTCATTAAGTGCGAAGAAGAATTACGGGAAAACGGACAGACGGTAAATGCGTATGTGTACCTGAGTAACCGCCTGTTCATCAACCGCAAGATGATCGAGAGGGGCTTGGCACAGCCTGAAAGGTAA
- a CDS encoding nucleotidyltransferase yields the protein MNEEILQRAKRIITEEVEKAGYRVVKVVLFGSRARGEARADSDWDFLVVVDRDLEFSQKEDLASDICWRLATQGIYADVFVLSSAVVQEQRDNTGYLVYYALKEGAEV from the coding sequence ATGAACGAAGAAATCCTGCAGCGCGCGAAGCGGATCATCACCGAAGAGGTCGAAAAAGCGGGCTACCGGGTGGTCAAGGTCGTCCTTTTCGGTAGTCGGGCACGGGGGGAGGCTCGCGCCGATAGCGACTGGGATTTTCTGGTAGTGGTGGACAGGGATTTGGAGTTTTCGCAGAAGGAGGACCTTGCTTCGGACATCTGCTGGCGTCTGGCAACGCAGGGCATTTACGCAGACGTGTTCGTTCTCTCTTCTGCAGTTGTCCAGGAGCAGCGTGATAACACGGGGTATCTGGTCTACTACGCGCTCAAAGAAGGGGCTGAGGTATGA